The Nocardioides ginsengisegetis region CCCGACGCCATCGCGCACTTCGGCACGCGGCGACAGCAGCGGCCCCACCAGTTCCCCGAGTCGGTGAACATGACCATCCTGGCTGGGCGGCACAGCATCGGGCTGGCTCACGGCCGCCACTACGCGATGGCGCGGAACCTCGAACGAAGCCTGGCCGCTGCCTACGACTCAGCGCTCTCCGTGTACGACGTCCTGGTCATGCCGACCACCCCGATCCGCGCGGCACCACTGCCGGGACGTGATGCGTCGGTCTCCGAGGTCCTGTCGCGTGGGACCGAGATGTTGGCCAACACCGCGCCCTTCGACGTGACGGGACACCCAGCCTGTTCTGTCCCCGCGGGAGTCGTCGACGGACTCCCCGTCGGGCTCATGGTCATCGGAAGGAAGTTCGACGACGCCACGGTGCTGCGCGTCGCGCACGCACTCGAGATTGCGATCGGCGGGTTCCCGCCGCCGCCCGACACAGGGAGCAACGCGTGAACGGAGTGCATGACCTGGGTGGCATGGACGGCTTCGGGGCTATCGACGCGCCCCTTACCGAGCCGCCCTTCGATGCTGAGTGGGAAAAGGCGATCGCAGCGATGCAGCTGGCGTGCTTTCGAGGGGGGTGGTTCGGTATCGACTCCTTCCGGCACGGCATCGAGCTGATGGATCCCGTCACCTACCTGACTACCTCCTACTACGAGCACTGGCTGCACTCGATCGAGCACCACGGCATCAGCCATGGCCACATCGACCCGGAGGAGCTCGACCGTCGTACGCAGCACTACCTCGCCCATCCCGAGGACCCGCTACCCGAGCACGCGGCGAGCCCCGAGCTCTTGGAGTTCGTCGACGCTGTGGTGACTTACGGCGGTTCGGCGCAGAGGCCTACGGACACAGCGCAACGCTTTGAAGTCGGCGACGTCGTTCGCGTGCGGGACGCGTCCCCGCAAGGCCACACACGACTGGCCAGGTACGTCAGGGGCAAGGTAGGCACGGTCATCGCCTACCGGGGCTCGTTCGTCTTCCCCGACGCAGCTGGCAACGA contains the following coding sequences:
- the nthB gene encoding nitrile hydratase subunit beta: MHDLGGMDGFGAIDAPLTEPPFDAEWEKAIAAMQLACFRGGWFGIDSFRHGIELMDPVTYLTTSYYEHWLHSIEHHGISHGHIDPEELDRRTQHYLAHPEDPLPEHAASPELLEFVDAVVTYGGSAQRPTDTAQRFEVGDVVRVRDASPQGHTRLARYVRGKVGTVIAYRGSFVFPDAAGNDRGEDPQHLYTIQIDGGELWGNEHAEPRTSSTFDAWEPYLDVVHQHEGAPR